In a single window of the Elaeis guineensis isolate ETL-2024a chromosome 6, EG11, whole genome shotgun sequence genome:
- the LOC140858628 gene encoding transcription factor BHLH089-like, translating into MDPSSLVSQAPLPEVWQFPMVGVPPGGPRVGRMKPGPEASAVGNRDGSLDESTVTEQSGGNWGRRKRRDSASEDESSKLVSTSSGNDLTDSEVKRPKIMKSTNEMGNLKMEAEASSGICNKTVDQNPPPPEPPKQDYIHVRARRGQATDSHSLAERARREKISERMKILQDLVPGCNKVIGKASVLDEIINYIQALQRQVEFLSMKLEAVNSRMNTGIEGFPAKDFGAQTYDTTSSLAFNTQPAREYGQGSATEWLHMQVGGAFERVT; encoded by the exons ATGGATCCGTCTTCGCTGGTATCGCAGGCGCCGCTGCCCGAGGTCTGGCAGTTCCCTATGGTTGGAGTGCCACCAGGGGGGCCGAGGGTTGGGCGGATGAAGCCGGGACCGGAGGCCTCTGCGGTGGGGAACCGTGATGGGTCGCTCGATGAGTCGACGGTCACCGAGCAGAGCGGCGGGAACTgggggaggaggaagaggagggatTCCGCTTCCGAGGATGAGTCGTCCAAGCTCGTCTCCACCAGCAGCGGCAATGACTTG ACTGATTCTGAAGTTAAACGTCCCAAGATCATGAAATCTACTAATGAAATGGGCAATTTAAAAATGGAGGCTGAGGCAAGTTCAGGCATATGCAACAAGACTGTGGATCAAAATCCTCCACCTCCTGAGCCACCCAAACAAGATTATATACACGTGAGAGCAAGAAGAGGTCAAGCAACTGACAGCCACAGCCTCGCAGAGAGA GcaaggagagaaaaaataagcGAAAGAATGAAGATCCTCCAAGATCTGGTCCCTGGATGTAATAAG GTAATTGGCAAAGCATCAGTCCTTGATGAGATTATTAATTACATCCAGGCATTACAGCGTCAGGTTGAG TTCCTATCAATGAAGCTTGAAGCTGTTAATTCCCGCATGAACACTGGCATTGAAGGGTTCCCTGCTAAAGAT TTTGGTGCTCAGACATATGACACAACTTCTAGTTTGGCATTCAACACACAGCCAGCAAGGGAATACGGGCAGGGTTCAGCAACAGAATGGCTTCATATGCAGGTTGGTGGTGCATTTGAAAGAGTGACATAA
- the LOC140858627 gene encoding LOW QUALITY PROTEIN: putative vesicle-associated membrane protein 726 (The sequence of the model RefSeq protein was modified relative to this genomic sequence to represent the inferred CDS: inserted 1 base in 1 codon), whose amino-acid sequence MGQQSLIYSFVARGTVILAEYTEFTGNFTSIASQCLQKLPASNNKFTYNCDGHTFNYLVEEGYTYCVVAVESAGRQIPIAFLERIKEDFGKRYGGGKAATAAANSLNRDFGPKLKEHMQYCVDHPEEISKLAKVKAQVSEVKGVMMENIEKVLDRGEKIELLVDKTENLRSQAQDFRQQGXKDEEEDVVTEHEDKADCLGHHHCINSHHNLVRLPWLQMLI is encoded by the exons ATGGGGCAGCAGTCGCTGATCTATAGCTTCGTGGCCAGGGGGACGGTGATCCTGGCGGAGTACACGGAATTCACGGGGAACTTCACCAGCATCGCCTCCCAATGCCTACAGAAGCTCCCGGCGAGCAACAACAAGTTCACCTACAACTGCGACGGTCACACCTTCAACTATCTCGTCGAGGAAGGATACA CATATTGTGTAGTTGCAGTTGAGTCAGCTGGCAGACAAATTCCCATTGCCTTCCTGGAGAGGATTAAGGAGGATTTTGGCAAAAGATATGGAGGAGGAAAAGCTGCAACTGCTGCAGCTAACAGCCTCAACCGAGATTTTGG GCCAAAACTGAAAGAGCACATGCAGTATTGTGTGGATCACCCTGAGGAAATAAGCAAACTGGCGAAAGTGAAAGCGCAGGTCTCAGAAGTCAAAGGAGTTATGATGGAAAATATTGAAAAG GTTCTTGATCGTGGGGAGAAAATTGAGTTGCTTGTTGACAAAACTGAGAATCTCCGCTCTCAG GCTCAAGATTTCAGGCAGCAAG ACAAAGATGAGGAGGAAGATGTGGTTACAGAACATGAAGATAAAGCTGATTGTCTTGGGCATCATCATTGCATTAATTCTCATCATAATCTTGTCCGTTTGCCATGGCTTCAAATGCTAATATGA